In Hallerella succinigenes, the following are encoded in one genomic region:
- a CDS encoding glycoside hydrolase family 9 protein, with amino-acid sequence MPVFAFILLFSAALFAVEQEQPTPYDLIRPIWPMKWDTSATDDGGTVESFSQYVPNKTKHNPVPAVGSVPQDFVPNGIIPDSLNQAYRDAQNVRIGRIRINQAGYLPEDTEKQFYYVSDGKCSETYSVVDLEGNVVAEGGAFTSTGKTTSSSWTIIAGTNAATNNQKRYSVAEDGPSGTVCIGNLAQMAGLSTDTRYRVKVLNQYSSTFIISDKVYSMVRDATLKFYGINRSGNSESWFHDASHTKDGGGSFVSGDAAVTGFTPQEGALQGGWYDCGDHLKESQTQAYAFMVLAVMAASNPDRDEDNYAYNMGETVNTDGIPDILREAKHGADFFMRSYVFANGVIDNMVVSVGNFGADHGWWGRPENQDALPTTLTGRGGPHERDLRLGELGSNISGQIAAGLAILGKDYQDYDKPFADSCLMVAKKMYDFAKNLKLKEKGLGPGTYDDGKPYVYNTVADGWSSAAYNGNNESHDDLAIAAIALHYATYEDTKVMDYLNDAVEDKTIGVEQEASVGFFNGGWMAWNRDGMRKSSKNTSWANAYTYTLYGFYKMLLKDEATGLKYGIDNTTRLKYAENVALILGTNISYLGGSGSESVTIPTLNGATPVSYGDLWYNMQTDQTWIYNRYQAGNIFEVLAYSDVTKDLEGVKLPQKGVQSWKSAEMKKLGINQLNYMLGVNPWDVSFLLGVGDKNDAHPHHRASNPEGKNMPGANYKYNPPTGALFGGVTPSVSDGNAWAPSTMSWEDYHLSETCIDATAMFVASCAVAVKEEDRTKAPEQVNVEIRYVGYDSAIVKIAQDQRGPTMILYSTSETGPFNQMFKDTVNAVSHEVHMTGLANGTTYYFKVIAINARSEAYTTKWLVDSTSTPFSFTTLVSPPADANIQNIKVCNLSADSAELMWYTPNGQYESKVYWDTLLTSYDQMTCPTSPTGTCDFEANADVSGIPTSFHYVKFGGLKEQTTYYYCVQSNTSIRCTDDEGMPLKFTTPVTSYDFEVRTYQYEFGGLDFLNINIYNNEDRQFDSLTLRLYVTAKPEQIEALAGENNQPGSCPLLLDLDICQAYDEAGFNKPCETDREIRDLLRGALPVKLEDTYNSATGTYDWYIPIPLGSTTIKSSSRMRMDLGFSRGLYQNGKCDPLRTAPEKRMSATSGDWTWAPHKRDIDGADYAGMPVWGKDDGDQDEAPVNPYVVVYRKDEFVVGFSPSYSEMATKRANYEISVAFNEPFNVSNGSYIQIDSTTSTMHLTGNATISENGYVTAIWVNGVALSKDQLSNAAVYNYATGRFDLNIPVKMSIGTNKIDVTIFAGPDPDCAECLENGGCAFVNRTYYVQFSKGDRTAGKIQLLREDGTSVSSPVTDDPMKFKVFVSDKDNAPNESIHVMFHNSRTGDSTEVTLKRKNETLGYFESEWLSAVNSADASLPNVSLLGGDTVTVVYIDVEDPEDSTAQAFFADPTTPIPQKAILTDADCDATADAMTITFSGSQFDGSSIKLDSVRLSLDSTSTTAATEILVTPSEKVIGATANFSLAGLGIPKSAAPAGKATIYMTEDGVVKSSEKTITDGIAPNLISVAILENENHENVQDTLRIAFSERITMSTSSWPLAIYDSEGAEIDQSTIKVISAKSSDNGKIWEYVVEGNTEGNFIKQGYKAVIKAGFSVVDLATNALSDCNGAVTIIESVRPVPVKYANIIDNEGDGQPDEIYIEFTKLLREKDMLDTIDVYWGKPEVYMAFPMPSSGWALDTVYGEKVAKYITKIDSANGTWIKGSEKKICSSYKDVVIYDKFDTTFTTEGAIEKIDTISHLSQICESYVTTQDSTFVPAIDTIGIDSVQSTITAIRLAITGDTFNKKTYGNRNGNGMILPRQGSLGGFFDDNTATLYDKCPPIILSATISKPTESFYILRVNLSEPMNVNSAATGTNYLQKRRDESLYWFTNTGKLTNTGTTWTFSYADEGSENEVHVGDYIRLPIGTEYSIASDGSSNFPGKENPWILVQGDIEEISFKVHMLAGVTSVPAENDLYAGNLPKRDESFRLSYLVDDKETLIASGKNKLHELIPVTYDTLTYIHGGPTFDIDVEIPLLLQLDSLGEEAWKATFKMSADIYSNTGSLVAQTTYSFTLSDIAKTAMSTDGVIKLRLEWVTHDGIAPFSEAGRHIGTGAYISNFSFKANEVAVGNTANGKYKKGQTKKQSASKTKTFGFRRVKGK; translated from the coding sequence GTGCCTGTTTTTGCGTTTATACTGCTTTTTTCTGCCGCTCTTTTTGCCGTAGAGCAAGAACAACCGACCCCCTATGACCTGATTCGTCCGATTTGGCCGATGAAATGGGATACATCCGCAACAGATGACGGCGGTACGGTGGAAAGCTTTAGCCAATACGTTCCGAATAAAACAAAGCACAATCCAGTCCCTGCAGTCGGCTCTGTTCCGCAGGACTTTGTCCCAAACGGCATCATTCCGGACTCCTTGAACCAGGCTTACCGTGACGCCCAGAACGTCCGTATCGGTCGTATCCGTATCAACCAGGCGGGCTACCTTCCGGAAGATACTGAAAAGCAGTTCTACTATGTGTCGGACGGCAAATGCTCCGAAACATACTCGGTCGTCGATCTGGAAGGTAACGTTGTCGCCGAAGGAGGCGCCTTCACTAGCACCGGCAAAACGACCTCTTCTTCTTGGACAATTATCGCTGGAACAAATGCCGCAACAAACAACCAAAAGCGTTATTCCGTGGCAGAAGACGGTCCTTCGGGAACTGTCTGCATCGGTAACCTTGCCCAAATGGCGGGCCTTTCAACCGATACCCGTTACCGCGTAAAAGTTTTAAACCAATACTCCTCCACTTTTATTATCAGCGATAAAGTTTACTCGATGGTCCGCGATGCGACCCTCAAGTTCTACGGCATTAACCGTTCCGGCAATTCGGAATCCTGGTTCCACGACGCAAGCCATACAAAGGATGGCGGCGGTTCTTTTGTAAGCGGCGATGCCGCTGTGACAGGTTTTACTCCACAAGAAGGCGCTCTGCAGGGCGGCTGGTACGACTGCGGTGACCATTTGAAGGAATCCCAGACTCAAGCCTACGCCTTTATGGTGCTTGCTGTGATGGCGGCTTCGAACCCGGACCGCGATGAAGATAATTACGCTTACAATATGGGCGAAACAGTCAATACCGATGGCATTCCGGATATTCTCCGCGAAGCGAAACACGGTGCCGACTTCTTCATGCGCTCTTATGTCTTTGCAAACGGCGTCATCGACAACATGGTCGTTTCTGTCGGTAACTTCGGTGCGGACCACGGCTGGTGGGGTCGCCCAGAAAACCAGGACGCTCTCCCGACAACTCTTACGGGTCGTGGAGGCCCACATGAACGCGACTTGCGCTTAGGCGAACTCGGTTCGAACATTTCCGGTCAGATTGCTGCAGGCCTTGCCATTCTCGGTAAGGATTATCAGGATTACGACAAGCCTTTTGCCGATAGCTGCTTGATGGTTGCAAAGAAAATGTATGACTTCGCCAAGAACCTGAAGCTCAAGGAAAAAGGCCTTGGCCCGGGAACTTATGACGACGGAAAGCCTTATGTTTACAACACGGTCGCGGACGGTTGGTCTAGCGCCGCTTATAACGGCAACAACGAATCCCACGACGACTTGGCCATTGCCGCAATCGCACTCCATTATGCGACCTACGAAGATACGAAGGTCATGGATTATTTGAACGATGCGGTCGAAGACAAGACGATCGGTGTAGAACAGGAAGCTTCCGTCGGCTTCTTCAACGGTGGTTGGATGGCCTGGAACCGCGACGGTATGCGCAAGTCGAGCAAGAACACGAGCTGGGCAAACGCTTACACCTACACGCTATACGGCTTCTACAAGATGCTCCTCAAAGACGAAGCTACCGGTCTCAAGTACGGCATCGACAACACGACCCGTTTGAAGTACGCCGAAAACGTCGCCTTGATTTTGGGAACCAATATCAGCTATCTCGGCGGTTCAGGTTCCGAAAGTGTGACAATCCCGACCTTGAACGGTGCAACACCGGTCTCTTATGGCGACCTCTGGTACAACATGCAGACCGACCAGACCTGGATTTACAACCGTTACCAGGCAGGCAATATTTTTGAAGTTCTCGCCTATTCCGATGTGACCAAGGATCTCGAAGGCGTAAAGCTCCCCCAGAAAGGCGTTCAGAGTTGGAAATCCGCCGAGATGAAAAAGCTCGGTATCAACCAGCTGAACTACATGCTCGGCGTGAACCCGTGGGATGTATCCTTCCTCCTCGGCGTCGGCGATAAGAACGACGCTCACCCGCACCACCGTGCATCGAATCCAGAAGGGAAGAACATGCCGGGTGCAAATTACAAGTATAATCCTCCGACCGGCGCTCTCTTCGGCGGTGTCACTCCGAGTGTTTCGGACGGTAACGCTTGGGCACCAAGCACCATGAGCTGGGAAGATTATCACCTTTCGGAAACCTGTATTGATGCTACCGCTATGTTCGTCGCATCTTGCGCAGTCGCTGTGAAGGAAGAAGACCGCACCAAGGCTCCTGAACAAGTGAATGTGGAAATCCGCTACGTCGGCTATGATTCCGCCATTGTGAAGATAGCTCAAGACCAGCGCGGTCCGACGATGATCCTTTACAGCACAAGCGAAACCGGTCCGTTCAACCAGATGTTCAAGGATACGGTGAACGCGGTGAGCCATGAAGTTCACATGACGGGCCTCGCCAACGGTACGACGTACTACTTCAAGGTGATTGCAATCAACGCTCGCAGTGAAGCCTATACCACCAAGTGGCTTGTCGACAGCACGAGCACGCCGTTCTCGTTCACGACTCTCGTGAGCCCGCCGGCTGACGCCAACATTCAGAACATCAAGGTTTGTAACCTCTCCGCCGACAGCGCAGAACTTATGTGGTACACGCCGAATGGCCAGTATGAATCCAAGGTTTATTGGGATACGCTTTTGACTTCTTACGACCAGATGACCTGCCCAACATCCCCGACCGGAACCTGTGACTTCGAAGCAAACGCAGACGTTTCGGGTATTCCGACCAGCTTCCATTATGTGAAGTTCGGCGGTTTGAAGGAACAGACGACTTACTACTACTGCGTCCAGAGCAACACCTCGATCCGCTGCACAGACGATGAAGGCATGCCGCTCAAGTTTACGACCCCGGTGACATCTTACGATTTCGAAGTCCGTACATACCAGTATGAATTCGGCGGTCTTGACTTCTTGAACATCAACATTTACAATAATGAAGATCGTCAGTTCGATAGCTTGACTTTACGCCTTTATGTGACAGCAAAGCCGGAACAGATCGAAGCTCTAGCCGGAGAAAACAACCAACCGGGTTCTTGCCCGCTTTTGCTCGACTTGGATATTTGCCAAGCTTATGACGAAGCAGGCTTTAACAAGCCGTGCGAAACCGACCGCGAAATCCGCGACCTTCTTCGCGGCGCCCTTCCGGTGAAGCTTGAAGATACTTACAACTCCGCAACGGGAACCTACGACTGGTACATTCCTATCCCGCTCGGATCGACGACCATCAAGTCTTCTTCCCGTATGCGTATGGACTTAGGCTTCTCCAGGGGTCTTTACCAGAACGGCAAGTGCGATCCGCTCCGTACCGCTCCTGAAAAACGCATGTCCGCGACATCGGGCGACTGGACCTGGGCTCCGCATAAACGCGATATCGACGGAGCCGATTATGCCGGTATGCCGGTCTGGGGCAAGGATGATGGCGACCAGGACGAAGCTCCGGTGAACCCGTATGTGGTCGTTTACCGCAAGGACGAATTCGTGGTCGGTTTCAGCCCATCTTATTCGGAAATGGCAACGAAGCGCGCAAATTACGAAATTTCTGTCGCCTTCAACGAACCGTTCAACGTTTCAAATGGCTCTTACATCCAGATTGACTCTACCACGAGCACCATGCACCTGACGGGCAACGCTACCATTTCGGAAAACGGTTATGTGACCGCCATCTGGGTAAACGGTGTCGCCCTTTCCAAGGATCAGCTTTCGAACGCAGCCGTGTACAACTATGCAACCGGTCGCTTTGACTTGAACATTCCGGTCAAGATGAGCATCGGTACGAACAAAATTGACGTGACGATTTTCGCAGGTCCGGATCCGGATTGCGCCGAATGTCTTGAAAACGGTGGTTGCGCATTTGTAAACCGTACTTACTATGTGCAGTTCAGCAAGGGTGACCGTACCGCAGGCAAGATCCAGCTTCTCCGCGAAGATGGAACTTCTGTGTCGAGCCCGGTGACGGACGATCCGATGAAGTTCAAGGTCTTTGTCAGCGATAAGGACAATGCGCCGAACGAATCGATCCATGTGATGTTCCACAATTCCCGTACCGGCGATTCCACTGAAGTAACCTTGAAACGTAAGAATGAAACTCTCGGCTACTTCGAAAGCGAATGGCTCTCTGCTGTGAACTCGGCAGACGCAAGCCTCCCGAACGTTTCGCTCCTCGGCGGCGATACGGTAACGGTCGTCTACATTGACGTAGAAGATCCGGAAGACTCGACGGCTCAGGCATTCTTCGCCGATCCAACGACTCCGATCCCGCAGAAGGCAATTCTCACGGATGCAGATTGCGATGCAACGGCAGACGCAATGACCATTACCTTCAGCGGTAGCCAGTTTGATGGATCTTCGATCAAGCTCGACAGCGTCCGCCTTTCTCTTGATTCCACAAGCACGACCGCCGCAACGGAAATTCTCGTGACGCCCTCGGAAAAGGTCATCGGTGCAACGGCGAACTTCTCGCTTGCAGGCCTCGGTATTCCGAAGAGTGCGGCTCCGGCAGGTAAGGCTACGATTTACATGACAGAAGACGGAGTTGTGAAGTCATCGGAAAAGACGATTACCGATGGCATCGCTCCGAACCTCATAAGCGTCGCCATTCTTGAAAACGAAAATCACGAAAATGTCCAGGATACGCTCCGTATCGCATTCTCGGAACGCATTACCATGAGCACATCGTCTTGGCCGCTCGCCATTTACGACAGCGAAGGTGCAGAAATTGACCAGAGCACGATCAAGGTAATCAGCGCCAAGTCTTCCGACAACGGCAAAATCTGGGAATACGTGGTCGAAGGCAATACCGAAGGCAACTTCATCAAGCAGGGTTACAAGGCCGTGATTAAGGCTGGTTTCTCGGTTGTCGACTTGGCGACGAATGCCCTCTCCGATTGTAACGGGGCCGTCACGATTATTGAATCTGTACGCCCGGTTCCTGTGAAGTATGCAAATATCATCGACAACGAAGGCGATGGTCAGCCGGATGAAATCTATATCGAATTCACGAAGCTTCTCCGTGAAAAGGATATGCTCGACACGATTGACGTGTACTGGGGCAAGCCGGAAGTCTATATGGCATTCCCAATGCCGAGCTCCGGTTGGGCTCTCGACACCGTTTACGGTGAAAAGGTTGCCAAGTACATTACGAAGATCGACTCTGCAAACGGAACCTGGATCAAGGGTTCTGAAAAGAAGATCTGCTCGAGCTATAAGGATGTGGTGATTTACGACAAATTTGACACAACCTTCACAACCGAAGGCGCGATTGAAAAAATTGACACCATATCTCACCTGTCGCAGATTTGCGAAAGCTACGTGACCACTCAGGATTCGACGTTTGTCCCGGCAATCGATACGATCGGTATCGACTCGGTCCAGAGTACCATAACGGCAATCCGACTCGCGATTACCGGTGATACGTTCAATAAGAAGACCTACGGAAACCGCAACGGCAACGGTATGATCCTGCCGCGCCAGGGTTCGCTCGGAGGCTTCTTCGACGACAATACGGCAACCCTTTACGACAAGTGTCCGCCGATTATCTTGAGCGCAACGATTTCGAAGCCGACAGAATCCTTCTACATTCTCCGTGTGAACCTCTCAGAACCGATGAATGTCAATTCCGCTGCTACGGGCACCAATTACCTGCAGAAGCGCCGTGACGAAAGTCTCTACTGGTTCACCAATACAGGCAAGCTCACAAATACGGGTACGACTTGGACGTTCTCTTACGCAGACGAAGGTTCTGAAAACGAAGTCCATGTCGGTGACTACATCCGTCTCCCGATCGGTACGGAATACTCCATTGCAAGCGATGGTTCATCGAACTTCCCAGGCAAAGAAAACCCGTGGATCCTTGTGCAGGGCGACATCGAAGAAATCTCCTTCAAGGTTCACATGCTCGCGGGCGTGACCTCGGTCCCGGCAGAAAACGACCTCTATGCAGGCAATCTCCCGAAGCGCGACGAAAGCTTCCGCCTTTCCTACTTGGTGGACGACAAGGAAACGCTCATCGCTTCAGGTAAGAATAAGTTGCATGAACTTATCCCGGTGACTTACGACACCTTGACATACATCCACGGCGGCCCGACCTTTGATATCGATGTCGAAATTCCGCTGCTCTTGCAGCTCGATTCCCTTGGCGAAGAAGCCTGGAAGGCAACCTTCAAGATGTCCGCAGATATCTACAGCAACACGGGTAGCCTTGTCGCGCAGACTACCTACTCGTTCACGCTTTCGGATATCGCAAAAACCGCCATGAGTACCGACGGTGTAATCAAGCTCCGCCTCGAATGGGTCACGCATGATGGAATTGCTCCGTTCTCGGAAGCTGGCCGCCACATCGGCACAGGCGCTTACATTTCGAACTTCTCCTTCAAGGCAAACGAAGTCGCTGTGGGCAACACCGCAAACGGCAAGTACAAGAAGGGACAGACGAAAAAGCAGTCTGCAAGCAAAACGAAGACCTTCGGTTTCCGCCGCGTCAAGGGCAAATAG
- a CDS encoding fumarate hydratase: protein MAFKYEATVQHGADTTEYVNLGKEGVSVTEFEGKKILKVSKEALTKIAQAAFEEVEFCLRPAHTAKVAKILQDPEASDNDKFVAMTMLKNACVAAKGILPFCQDTGTAICVAHKGQQVWTDCDDMEAISEGVYNAYTTRNLRYSQIAPLSMYEEKNTGCNLPAQIDIHAEEGDEMKFLFVAKGGGSANKTYYWPMTKALLNPKSLEKFINEKIKTLGTAACPPYHLAIVIGGTSAEMNTHTVKLASCGYYDDLPTSGSEGGRIFRDIEMEEKVMHMCQNTGIGAQFGGKYFVHDVRVIRCPRHAASCPVSIGVSCSADRNIKAKIDANGLWLEKMEHHPENYIPEGNVVNLAPAVEIDLDRPMKDVLADLSKYPVKTRLNLKGTMIVARDMAHAKIAEIFDKQERGEELSDIEKKVIEVASNHPIYYAGPAKTPDGMPTGSFGPTTAGRMDPYVMRFQSKGASLIMVAKGNRSQDVTDACKKYGGFFLGSIGGPAAILAEQNILSNEIVAFPELGMEAIRKITIKDFPAFILVDDKGNNFFDGLL, encoded by the coding sequence ATGGCATTTAAATACGAAGCAACCGTTCAACACGGCGCAGATACCACCGAATACGTGAATCTAGGTAAGGAAGGCGTTTCCGTTACCGAGTTCGAAGGCAAAAAGATTTTGAAAGTTTCGAAGGAAGCTCTGACGAAAATCGCGCAGGCAGCTTTCGAAGAGGTGGAATTCTGCCTCCGTCCTGCACATACGGCCAAGGTTGCCAAGATCCTCCAAGACCCAGAAGCAAGCGACAACGATAAATTCGTTGCCATGACCATGCTCAAGAACGCTTGTGTTGCTGCAAAGGGAATACTCCCGTTCTGCCAGGATACGGGTACCGCTATCTGCGTTGCTCACAAGGGCCAGCAGGTTTGGACGGACTGCGATGACATGGAAGCGATTTCCGAAGGTGTTTACAACGCTTATACAACCCGAAATCTTCGTTACAGTCAGATCGCTCCGCTTTCGATGTACGAAGAAAAGAATACCGGCTGCAACCTTCCGGCTCAGATCGATATTCACGCCGAAGAAGGCGATGAAATGAAGTTCCTCTTTGTGGCCAAGGGTGGCGGTTCGGCTAACAAGACTTATTACTGGCCGATGACCAAGGCACTCCTCAACCCGAAGTCCTTGGAAAAATTTATCAACGAAAAAATCAAGACATTGGGTACCGCAGCATGCCCTCCGTACCATTTGGCGATTGTCATCGGCGGTACTTCTGCCGAAATGAACACGCACACGGTGAAGCTCGCTAGCTGTGGTTATTACGATGATCTTCCAACTTCCGGTAGTGAAGGCGGTCGTATCTTCCGCGATATCGAAATGGAAGAAAAGGTGATGCACATGTGCCAGAATACGGGCATCGGTGCTCAGTTCGGCGGTAAATACTTTGTGCACGATGTGCGCGTGATTCGTTGCCCGCGTCATGCGGCAAGCTGCCCGGTTTCGATCGGTGTTTCTTGTTCGGCGGACCGCAACATCAAGGCGAAGATCGATGCAAATGGCCTTTGGCTCGAAAAGATGGAACACCATCCGGAAAACTACATCCCAGAGGGCAACGTGGTGAACCTTGCACCGGCTGTCGAAATCGACCTCGACCGTCCGATGAAGGACGTGCTCGCCGATCTTTCCAAGTACCCGGTCAAGACCCGTTTGAATCTGAAGGGAACGATGATTGTGGCTCGTGACATGGCTCATGCGAAGATTGCAGAGATCTTCGACAAACAGGAACGCGGCGAAGAACTTTCCGATATCGAAAAGAAGGTAATCGAAGTTGCTTCGAATCATCCGATTTACTATGCGGGTCCAGCAAAGACTCCGGATGGCATGCCAACCGGGAGCTTCGGTCCGACGACCGCTGGCCGTATGGATCCGTACGTTATGCGCTTCCAGAGCAAGGGCGCTTCCTTGATTATGGTGGCTAAGGGTAACCGTTCTCAGGATGTGACGGACGCTTGCAAGAAGTACGGTGGTTTCTTCCTCGGCTCGATCGGCGGTCCGGCTGCGATCCTTGCAGAACAGAATATTCTTTCGAACGAAATCGTTGCCTTCCCGGAACTCGGCATGGAAGCGATTCGCAAGATTACAATCAAGGACTTCCCGGCATTCATCCTCGTGGATGACAAGGGTAACAACTTCTTTGACGGACTCCTCTAA